GGGATACCTCCGCGTGACGACGGTGACCTCACCGGCTGGACCGGCCAGGGCGTCCTCCTGCTCAATCGCGTGCTCACTGTGCGCCCCGGGGCCGCGGCCTCCCACCGGGGTAAGGGCTGGGAGGAGGTCACCGAACACGCCATCCGGGCCCTGGCTTCCCGGGGCCAGCCGCTGGTGGCCATCCTCTGGGGCCGCGACGCCCAGTCCGCCGCCCGGTTCCTCGGGGACACCCCGCGCATCGAATCCGCCCATCCCTCGCCGCTGTCGGCGTCGCGCGGGTTCTTCGGCTCCCGTCCGTTCTCCCGGGCGAATGACGCGCTGCGGGCACAGGGCGCGCCACCCATCGACTGGTCTTCAGTAAGGTAACTGCCTATGTCGCACCTGAAATCGCTCGACGGCCGAGGTCTCTACCGCTGGGCGGTCAACGCCGTGCAGGTGCTCACCGAGCGCAGGTCCGAGATCAACGCGCTCAACGTGTTCCCCGTGCCCGACTCGGACACGGGATCGAACATGGCGTTCACCATGGAGGCGGCCCTCGCTGCGGTGCGTGATGTCGAGGTGGAGCAGCGTTCCGACGTCGTCTCCGTCGCCCGCGCGATGGCCAACGGCAGCGTGCGCGGCGCGCGTGGCAACTCCGGAGTCGTGCTGTCGCAGGTGTTGCGGGGAATGGCCGAGGCTGTGCAGACCGAGCCCTTCGACGGCCGCACCATCTCCGATGCGCTGAACATCGCGGTGAAGCTCGTCAACAACGCCATCTCCGACCCGGTCGAGGGCACCGTGGTGACCGTGCTGCGCGCCGCCGCCGGGGCCGCGACGGACGCCGTCGCCGGGGACAGGGACGTCCTCGAGGTGGCCAGCGCCGCCACCGAGGCCGCCCGGGTCGCCCTGGCACGCACCCCGTCCCAGCTCGCCGTCCTCCGGGAGGCCGGGGTGGTCGACGCCGGCGGTACCGGTCTGGTGGTCCTGCTGGAGACGATGATGGCCGAGCTCTCCGGTGCAACCGCGGACGTCGACTTCACCCCGGGTGAGACGACCGGGACGCACGGCACGCCCGGCTATCTCGAGGTCATGTTCCTGTCCACCGCCACGGAGGAAGTCGTCGACCGGCTCGAGTCGCGGTTGGCGGAGCTCGGCGACTCGCTGCTCGTGGCCCGGGGCGAGGGGGAGGCACAGTTCCACATCCACTCCCGCTCGGCCGGTCAGGTCATCGAGGAGGCCTTCGGCCTCGGTGAGGTCAGCGGGCTGCGCCTGGAGGTGCTGCCCGGGCAGGCGGTCGTCGAGAAGCCCTCGCGGATCCTGCTGGCCCTGACCCCGCCGGGTGCCATCGCCGACCTCTACCGCGGCGCCGGTGCCGAGGTCGTCGAGGTCACCGGCGACGGGGACATCCTGGACGAGGTCCTGTCGGTGATCCGCCGCACCCGGGCCGGCGAGGTGGTGCTGCTACCCAACGGCCAGCTCACCCGCCGCGAACTCGTGGCCGTGGACAACGCCACCCGCGCCGTGGAGCAGTCCATCACGCTGCTGCCCACCTCGCGGCTGGTGTCGGGAATCGCCGCGGTGACCATGCACGATCCCGCTCAGCCGCTCGCCACCGCCACCTACGAGATGGGCGAGGCCGCCAGTTCCATGCGCACCGCCGTGCTCCGCCGCGCGGCCAAGGCGGCCCTGACCGCCGCCGGCCCCTGCGCTAAGGGCGACATCCTCTCCGAGTCCCACGGCGACGTGCTCCTGGTCTCGGACGA
This sequence is a window from Corynebacterium doosanense CAU 212 = DSM 45436. Protein-coding genes within it:
- a CDS encoding DAK2 domain-containing protein, with translation MSHLKSLDGRGLYRWAVNAVQVLTERRSEINALNVFPVPDSDTGSNMAFTMEAALAAVRDVEVEQRSDVVSVARAMANGSVRGARGNSGVVLSQVLRGMAEAVQTEPFDGRTISDALNIAVKLVNNAISDPVEGTVVTVLRAAAGAATDAVAGDRDVLEVASAATEAARVALARTPSQLAVLREAGVVDAGGTGLVVLLETMMAELSGATADVDFTPGETTGTHGTPGYLEVMFLSTATEEVVDRLESRLAELGDSLLVARGEGEAQFHIHSRSAGQVIEEAFGLGEVSGLRLEVLPGQAVVEKPSRILLALTPPGAIADLYRGAGAEVVEVTGDGDILDEVLSVIRRTRAGEVVLLPNGQLTRRELVAVDNATRAVEQSITLLPTSRLVSGIAAVTMHDPAQPLATATYEMGEAASSMRTAVLRRAAKAALTAAGPCAKGDILSESHGDVLLVSDDAATAIEATAARLLDAGGEQVTILTTEIIDGERLGEKLGAEVVVFDGAGMASTGIIAEIGVE
- a CDS encoding uracil-DNA glycosylase, producing MSLSVHESWQPVLAPVEDRIHAMGDFLRAEPAYLPAGDDVLRAFHDPFDDVRVLIIGQDPYPTPGHAMGLSFSTQPGVAPPRSLVNIYRELRDDLGIPPRDDGDLTGWTGQGVLLLNRVLTVRPGAAASHRGKGWEEVTEHAIRALASRGQPLVAILWGRDAQSAARFLGDTPRIESAHPSPLSASRGFFGSRPFSRANDALRAQGAPPIDWSSVR